Proteins from a genomic interval of Streptomyces sp. NBC_01445:
- a CDS encoding L-idonate 5-dehydrogenase, with protein sequence MLGCVIHGAGDLRVDELPFPEPGPGQALVAVRYGGVCGSDLHYWRHGGVGDFRLQEPMLLGHEVVGTVISYGDGATGPAPGTAVAVHPATPCGTCPECVDGRRNVCRDTRYLGSAARTPHVQGGFAARIAVPADQLRAVPAGLPLDRAALAEPLAVALHAVRRAGPVAGKHVLVTGAGPIGCLVVAAAKAAGAAHVTATDLLPEALRYAELAGADTLVRADDPADKGRPDEAHAAVEASGVAAGLDSCLRHVRRGGVVVQLGMLPPGQSPFAGNLVVSREIELRGAFRFDTEFDDALLLLAEQPGLAELISAVVPVADAESAFVLAADRSRACKVLLDFGAGA encoded by the coding sequence ATGCTGGGCTGCGTGATCCACGGCGCGGGAGATCTGCGCGTCGACGAACTCCCCTTCCCCGAACCCGGCCCGGGTCAGGCGCTCGTCGCCGTCCGCTACGGCGGGGTGTGCGGCTCCGACCTGCACTACTGGCGCCACGGCGGCGTCGGCGACTTCCGGCTCCAGGAACCCATGCTGCTCGGCCACGAGGTCGTGGGCACGGTCATCTCGTACGGGGACGGTGCCACCGGCCCCGCGCCCGGCACGGCCGTCGCCGTGCACCCCGCCACCCCCTGCGGGACCTGCCCCGAGTGCGTGGACGGGCGGCGCAATGTCTGCCGCGACACCCGCTACCTCGGCAGCGCGGCCCGCACCCCGCACGTCCAGGGCGGATTCGCCGCGCGGATCGCCGTCCCCGCCGACCAGTTGAGGGCCGTACCGGCCGGGCTTCCGCTCGACCGGGCCGCCCTCGCCGAGCCCCTCGCGGTGGCGCTGCACGCGGTGCGCCGGGCGGGACCGGTCGCGGGCAAGCACGTGCTCGTGACCGGCGCGGGCCCCATCGGCTGCCTCGTCGTCGCCGCGGCCAAGGCGGCCGGGGCGGCCCACGTGACCGCCACCGATCTCCTCCCCGAAGCTCTCCGGTACGCGGAACTCGCCGGCGCCGACACCCTCGTGCGCGCGGACGACCCGGCCGACAAGGGCCGGCCCGACGAGGCCCACGCGGCGGTCGAGGCTTCGGGCGTGGCCGCCGGGCTCGACAGCTGCCTGCGCCATGTGCGGCGCGGCGGTGTGGTCGTACAGCTCGGGATGCTGCCGCCGGGGCAGAGCCCGTTCGCGGGGAACCTCGTGGTCAGCCGGGAGATCGAGCTGCGCGGGGCGTTCCGCTTCGACACGGAGTTCGACGACGCGCTGCTCCTGCTCGCCGAGCAGCCGGGGCTGGCGGAGCTGATCAGCGCGGTGGTCCCGGTGGCGGATGCGGAGTCGGCGTTCGTGCTGGCCGCGGACCGCTCGCGGGCGTGCAAGGTCCTGCTGGACTTCGGCGCGGGCGCGTAG
- a CDS encoding glycoside hydrolase family 3 N-terminal domain-containing protein — MNEPLYRDPAAPVRERVRDLLGRMTLTEKVGQLNQRMYGWHAYRRTGSGHRLTDAFRSEVAAYDGMGALYGLQRADPWSGVTFADGITAADAAGVADAVQRHMVEQTRLGIPVLLVEEVPHGHQALDGTVLPVNLAVGSTWDPDLYEEAAAGAGAELRARGGHLALVSALDLVRDPRWGRAEECFGEDPYLAARFTEALVRGMRRAGVGVVLKHFAGQGSSVGGRNSAATELGVRELHEIHLAAARAGVRAGAAGVMAAYNEFDGLPCAASRYLLTELLRERWGFDGVVMADGGALDRLTRLAGDPAAAGALALAAGTDLSLWDDCFPRLGEAVERGLVAEATVDSAVERVLALKFRLGLFERPYVGRPEQPSGVRKLSERLARESIVLLEHDGVTLPLGLSLRRIAVMGPGADSVPGQIGDYTAPQRPGSGVTVLDGIRAGAAPGAEVTYARGCELVGGDLSGVPEAVALAASAEVAVLVLGGSSAREGDTRFEANGAAVVSSGNPVGMTCGEGVDLADLRLPDGQSALLDAVAATGTPVVVVLVQGRPHALPDLTGKAKGVLCAWYPGPWGGRAVADVLFGAASPAGRLPVSVPRSAAQLPVFYNAKDHDYRGYVDQSATARHAFGHGLSYSTVEYAAPRLAHSTVTAGEPGTTCSVTVTNTGTRPVRETVQLYVRRVSGGTSWPRARELRGFVRLDLEPGGSAEAVFALDAEVLASVTRGLDLAVEPGEFSIETGPSSDRTRGTALTVTR; from the coding sequence ATGAACGAGCCGCTGTACCGCGACCCGGCGGCCCCAGTGCGCGAGCGCGTGCGGGATCTGCTCGGCCGGATGACGCTCACCGAGAAGGTCGGGCAGCTCAACCAGCGGATGTACGGCTGGCACGCGTACCGGCGCACCGGCTCGGGCCACCGGCTGACGGACGCGTTCCGCTCCGAGGTCGCCGCGTACGACGGCATGGGCGCCCTGTACGGGCTCCAGCGCGCGGACCCGTGGTCCGGGGTGACCTTCGCCGACGGGATCACGGCGGCGGACGCGGCGGGTGTCGCGGACGCGGTACAGCGGCACATGGTCGAACAGACGCGGCTCGGCATCCCCGTGCTGCTGGTCGAGGAGGTCCCGCACGGCCACCAGGCGCTCGACGGCACCGTCCTGCCGGTGAACCTGGCCGTCGGCTCGACGTGGGACCCGGACCTCTACGAGGAGGCGGCGGCCGGGGCCGGGGCCGAACTGCGGGCCAGGGGCGGCCATCTGGCCCTGGTGTCGGCGCTCGACCTCGTCCGCGACCCGCGCTGGGGCCGGGCCGAGGAGTGCTTCGGCGAGGACCCGTATCTGGCGGCCCGGTTCACCGAGGCGCTCGTACGGGGCATGCGGCGGGCCGGGGTCGGGGTGGTGCTGAAGCACTTCGCGGGCCAGGGTTCCTCGGTGGGCGGGCGCAACAGCGCGGCCACCGAGCTCGGGGTCCGCGAGCTGCACGAGATCCATCTGGCGGCGGCGCGGGCGGGGGTCCGCGCGGGCGCCGCGGGCGTGATGGCGGCGTACAACGAGTTCGACGGTCTGCCGTGCGCCGCGAGCCGGTATCTCCTGACCGAACTCCTGCGGGAGCGCTGGGGGTTCGACGGCGTCGTGATGGCCGACGGGGGCGCGCTCGACCGGCTGACGCGCCTGGCCGGCGATCCCGCGGCGGCGGGCGCGCTCGCCCTGGCGGCGGGCACCGATCTGAGCCTGTGGGACGACTGCTTCCCGCGACTGGGCGAGGCCGTCGAGCGGGGGCTCGTCGCGGAGGCGACCGTGGACTCGGCGGTGGAGCGCGTCCTCGCGCTCAAGTTCCGGCTCGGCCTCTTCGAGCGGCCGTACGTCGGCAGGCCTGAACAGCCGTCCGGTGTCCGGAAGTTGAGCGAGCGCCTGGCACGTGAGTCGATCGTGCTCCTGGAGCACGACGGGGTGACGCTGCCACTCGGCCTTTCCCTGCGCCGCATCGCGGTCATGGGCCCCGGCGCGGACTCCGTTCCCGGCCAGATCGGTGACTACACCGCGCCGCAGCGGCCCGGCTCGGGTGTCACCGTGCTCGACGGGATCCGGGCGGGGGCCGCGCCCGGCGCCGAAGTGACGTACGCGCGCGGGTGCGAGCTCGTCGGCGGCGACCTGTCCGGCGTGCCGGAGGCGGTCGCTCTGGCCGCGTCGGCCGAGGTGGCCGTGCTCGTCCTCGGCGGGTCGAGCGCCCGCGAGGGCGACACGCGCTTCGAGGCCAACGGGGCGGCCGTCGTCTCCTCGGGGAACCCGGTAGGCATGACCTGCGGCGAAGGCGTCGACCTGGCCGATCTGCGCCTGCCGGACGGGCAGTCGGCGCTGCTCGACGCGGTGGCGGCGACGGGCACCCCGGTCGTCGTGGTCCTGGTCCAGGGCCGCCCGCACGCGCTGCCCGACCTCACGGGGAAGGCGAAGGGCGTGCTGTGCGCCTGGTATCCGGGGCCGTGGGGCGGACGGGCCGTGGCCGACGTCCTGTTCGGGGCCGCGTCGCCGGCGGGCCGGCTCCCGGTGTCGGTGCCGCGGTCCGCCGCGCAGCTGCCGGTGTTCTACAACGCCAAGGACCACGACTACCGCGGCTACGTGGACCAGAGCGCCACCGCGCGGCACGCCTTCGGTCACGGCCTGTCCTACTCGACGGTGGAGTACGCGGCGCCCCGCCTCGCGCACTCCACCGTCACGGCCGGTGAACCCGGCACGACGTGCTCCGTCACCGTGACCAACACCGGGACGCGGCCCGTGCGCGAGACGGTGCAGCTGTATGTGCGCCGGGTGTCGGGCGGTACGTCGTGGCCGCGGGCGCGGGAGCTGCGCGGGTTCGTACGGCTCGACCTGGAGCCCGGCGGGAGCGCCGAGGCCGTGTTCGCCCTCGACGCCGAGGTGCTCGCCTCGGTCACCCGCGGCCTGGACCTCGCCGTGGAGCCCGGCGAGTTCTCGATCGAGACGGGACCCTCGTCGGACCGCACGCGGGGCACGGCACTGACCGTGACGCGGTGA
- a CDS encoding molybdopterin-dependent oxidoreductase produces the protein MLGLGALGVAAAPTLQRGLESFLGNAADKDPTGLTDLLPNGGGFRYYSVASSVPNRSAADYRLTVDGLVDRPTTYTLPALRALPQTRLVRDVQCVTGWRVPETPFEGVRLSAILDAAGVRPSAKALRLTCFDGTYSESLTLSQARRADVLVALRMQDKPLGHTHGGPVRLYVGPMYFYKSAKWLSGITVTDRVEPGYWEERGYDVDAWVGRSNGRDDEPTQ, from the coding sequence ATGCTCGGACTCGGCGCCCTCGGCGTCGCCGCCGCGCCCACCCTTCAGCGCGGCCTCGAATCCTTCCTCGGCAACGCCGCGGACAAGGATCCCACCGGCCTGACGGACCTCCTGCCGAACGGCGGCGGCTTCCGCTACTACTCGGTCGCCTCCTCCGTCCCCAACAGGTCGGCCGCCGACTACCGCCTCACCGTCGACGGCCTCGTCGACCGGCCCACCACCTACACGCTCCCCGCGCTGCGGGCGCTCCCGCAGACCCGCCTCGTGCGCGACGTCCAGTGCGTCACCGGGTGGCGCGTGCCGGAAACCCCCTTCGAGGGCGTACGCCTCTCCGCCATCCTGGACGCGGCCGGGGTCCGGCCGTCCGCCAAGGCGCTGCGGCTGACCTGCTTCGACGGCACCTACAGCGAGAGCCTCACGCTGTCCCAGGCCCGCCGCGCCGACGTGCTCGTCGCGCTGCGGATGCAGGACAAGCCCCTCGGTCACACCCACGGCGGGCCGGTCCGCCTCTACGTCGGCCCCATGTACTTCTACAAGTCGGCGAAATGGCTGTCCGGCATCACCGTCACCGACCGTGTCGAACCCGGCTACTGGGAAGAGCGCGGCTACGACGTGGACGCGTGGGTCGGCCGCTCGAACGGACGCGACGATGAACCCACCCAGTGA
- a CDS encoding cytochrome b/b6 domain-containing protein has product MNPPSELTARVRRFTRTETWVHRSTAALMGLCILTAACLYVPQFAELVGRRELVVRLHEWSGLLLPAPYLVGLASRAFRADLRRLNRFVPHDRTWLRSALRRSGPRPAGKFNAGQKLYAGWLGGAVLVMLGTGLLMWFTHLAPLTWRTGSTFVHDWLSLALGIVVAGHIAKAWADPEARLGMRTGFVGREWAEREHGEWLP; this is encoded by the coding sequence ATGAACCCACCCAGTGAACTCACCGCGCGCGTAAGGCGCTTCACCCGCACCGAGACCTGGGTCCACCGGTCCACGGCGGCCCTCATGGGCCTGTGCATCCTGACGGCGGCCTGCCTGTACGTGCCCCAGTTCGCGGAGCTCGTCGGCCGCCGCGAACTCGTGGTCAGGCTCCACGAGTGGTCCGGTCTCCTGCTGCCCGCGCCCTACCTCGTAGGCCTCGCGTCCCGCGCCTTCCGCGCCGACCTGCGCCGCCTGAACCGCTTCGTCCCGCACGACCGCACCTGGCTTCGCTCCGCCCTGCGCCGCTCGGGCCCGAGGCCCGCGGGCAAGTTCAACGCGGGCCAGAAGCTGTACGCGGGCTGGCTCGGGGGAGCGGTCCTGGTGATGCTCGGCACGGGCCTGCTCATGTGGTTCACGCACCTCGCGCCCCTCACCTGGCGCACCGGCAGCACCTTCGTGCACGACTGGCTGTCCCTCGCCCTCGGCATCGTGGTCGCCGGGCACATCGCGAAGGCGTGGGCGGACCCCGAGGCGCGGCTCGGCATGCGGACCGGGTTCGTGGGGAGGGAGTGGGCCGAGCGCGAGCACGGCGAGTGGCTGCCTTGA
- a CDS encoding FadR/GntR family transcriptional regulator yields MTTQGRGLHAHVLENLGPAITAGEYPPGSVLRTDELAQRYEVSRSVMREAVRVLESMHLVESRRRVGVTVRPTQEWNVYDPQVIRWRLAGADRPRQLRSLTVLRSAVEPVAAGLAATHATAEQCAALTECALGMVATSRGHQLEAYLVHDIEFHRVVLNASGNEMFARLGDVVAEVLAGRTHHQVMFEDPDPAAVSLHVHVAEAVREGDAIRAEALTREIAVGALQELDILAP; encoded by the coding sequence ATGACCACACAGGGCCGGGGGCTGCACGCCCACGTACTGGAGAACCTCGGCCCCGCCATCACCGCGGGGGAGTACCCACCGGGCAGCGTGCTGCGCACGGACGAGCTGGCCCAGCGCTACGAGGTGTCGCGCTCCGTCATGCGGGAGGCCGTACGGGTGCTCGAGTCGATGCACCTCGTGGAGTCCCGGCGCCGGGTCGGCGTGACCGTACGGCCCACGCAGGAGTGGAACGTCTATGACCCGCAGGTCATCCGCTGGCGGCTGGCCGGCGCGGACCGGCCGCGGCAGCTGCGCTCTCTCACGGTGCTGCGTTCCGCGGTCGAGCCGGTCGCGGCCGGACTCGCCGCGACCCACGCCACGGCCGAGCAGTGCGCGGCGCTCACCGAGTGCGCGCTCGGCATGGTCGCCACGTCACGCGGCCATCAGCTGGAGGCGTACCTCGTCCACGACATCGAGTTCCACCGGGTCGTCCTGAACGCGTCGGGCAACGAGATGTTCGCCCGGCTCGGCGATGTGGTCGCGGAGGTCCTCGCGGGCCGCACGCACCACCAGGTGATGTTCGAGGACCCGGACCCGGCGGCCGTGTCACTGCATGTGCACGTGGCCGAGGCCGTCCGCGAGGGGGACGCGATCCGCGCGGAGGCGCTCACGCGCGAGATCGCGGTGGGTGCGCTCCAGGAACTGGACATCCTCGCGCCCTGA
- a CDS encoding gluconokinase: MKTRRTPHVVVVMGVAGTGKTTIGPLLADRLGVPYAEGDDFHPPANIAKMSAGTPLTDDDRWPWLDAIGEWAHGRAGLGGVVSSSALKRSYRDRLRAEAPGVVFVHLTGDRALIEDRMSHRQGHFMPTALLDSQFATLQPLAADEAGVDVDVSGSPEEITERAVAALDSLEGRSPSPSARR; the protein is encoded by the coding sequence ATGAAGACACGACGCACCCCCCACGTCGTCGTAGTCATGGGCGTGGCAGGGACCGGCAAGACCACGATCGGCCCCCTGCTCGCAGACAGGCTCGGCGTTCCGTACGCCGAGGGCGACGACTTCCACCCGCCGGCGAACATCGCCAAGATGTCGGCCGGCACCCCCCTGACCGACGACGACCGGTGGCCGTGGCTCGACGCCATCGGCGAGTGGGCGCACGGACGGGCGGGACTCGGCGGCGTCGTCAGCAGCTCCGCGCTCAAGCGGAGCTATCGCGACCGGCTCAGGGCCGAGGCCCCCGGAGTCGTGTTCGTCCACCTCACGGGTGACCGCGCCCTCATCGAGGACCGGATGTCGCACCGCCAGGGGCACTTCATGCCCACGGCCCTGCTGGACTCGCAGTTCGCCACGCTCCAGCCGCTCGCGGCGGACGAGGCGGGCGTCGACGTCGATGTGTCGGGCAGCCCCGAGGAGATCACGGAGCGGGCCGTCGCGGCCCTCGACAGCCTCGAAGGCCGGTCCCCGTCCCCCAGCGCCCGGCGCTGA
- a CDS encoding YchJ family protein gives MSRPAPTCPCGLPSAYDACCGRYHSGGANAPTAEALMRSRYCAFAVKDAAYLLRTWHPATRPPAITFEPGTKWTGLEILGTSEGSAFHTTGTVTFRARYTDGGRPGSLHERSRFIRLDGAWVYVDGDFIE, from the coding sequence ATGTCACGCCCCGCCCCCACCTGCCCCTGCGGGCTCCCCTCCGCGTATGACGCCTGTTGCGGCCGGTATCACTCCGGAGGGGCGAACGCGCCCACCGCCGAGGCCCTGATGCGGTCCCGCTACTGCGCCTTCGCCGTCAAGGACGCCGCGTATCTGCTGCGGACCTGGCACCCGGCCACCCGGCCCCCGGCCATCACCTTCGAGCCGGGGACGAAGTGGACCGGTCTGGAGATCCTGGGGACGAGCGAGGGGTCGGCCTTCCACACCACCGGCACCGTGACCTTCCGGGCCCGCTACACCGACGGCGGGCGGCCCGGCTCGCTTCACGAGCGCAGTCGGTTCATACGGCTCGACGGCGCCTGGGTGTACGTGGACGGCGACTTCATCGAGTAG
- a CDS encoding GntT/GntP/DsdX family permease has translation MTSLSVETLAADAVEPITSAGHAQLGIAVLAGIAVIVLLITKFRVHAFLALTIGSLALGAFAGAPLDKTIVSFTAGLGSTVAGVGVLIALGAILGKLLADSGGADQIVDTILAKAGGRAMPWAMVLIASVIGLPLFFEVGIVLLIPVVLMVAKRGNYSLMRIGIPALAGLSVMHGLIPPHPGPLVAIDAVGANLGVTLALGVLIAIPTVIIAGPLFSKVAARWVDVQAPDKMTPARASDDLEKRPSFRAAVATILLPVVLMLAKALVDIVVDKPEHTVQRVFDVIGSPLIALLAAVIVGMFTLGRAAGFTKDRLSSTVEKSLAPIAGVLLIVGAGGGFKQTLIDSGVGQMVLDISKDWAIPALLLAWLIAVVIRLATGSATVATISAAGLVAPLAADMSTAHTALLVLAIGAGSLFFSHVNDAGFWLVKEYFGLNVGQTIKTWSVMETIISVVAGGLVLLLSLVI, from the coding sequence GTGACCAGTCTCAGCGTCGAGACGCTGGCAGCGGATGCCGTCGAACCGATCACCTCGGCGGGCCACGCCCAGCTGGGGATCGCCGTCCTCGCGGGCATCGCTGTCATCGTTCTGCTCATCACGAAGTTCCGGGTCCACGCCTTCCTGGCGCTGACCATCGGTTCTCTGGCCCTGGGAGCCTTCGCGGGCGCCCCCCTCGACAAGACCATCGTCAGCTTCACCGCGGGCCTTGGTTCCACCGTGGCCGGTGTGGGTGTGCTGATCGCGCTCGGCGCGATCCTGGGCAAGCTGCTCGCCGACTCCGGCGGCGCCGACCAGATCGTCGACACGATCCTCGCCAAGGCCGGCGGGCGCGCCATGCCGTGGGCGATGGTCCTGATCGCCTCGGTGATCGGTCTGCCGCTGTTCTTCGAGGTCGGCATCGTGCTGCTGATCCCGGTCGTCCTGATGGTCGCCAAGCGCGGCAACTACTCGCTGATGCGTATCGGCATCCCGGCCCTCGCCGGCCTGTCGGTCATGCACGGCCTGATTCCGCCGCACCCCGGCCCGCTCGTCGCGATCGACGCCGTCGGCGCCAACCTCGGCGTCACGCTCGCCCTGGGTGTCCTCATCGCCATCCCGACGGTGATCATCGCGGGTCCGCTGTTCTCGAAGGTCGCCGCACGCTGGGTGGACGTCCAGGCCCCGGACAAGATGACCCCGGCGCGGGCCAGCGACGACCTGGAGAAGCGTCCCAGCTTCCGCGCGGCCGTCGCCACGATCCTGCTCCCCGTCGTCCTGATGCTCGCCAAGGCACTCGTCGACATCGTCGTGGACAAGCCCGAGCACACCGTGCAGCGCGTCTTCGACGTCATCGGCTCGCCGCTGATCGCCCTGCTCGCCGCCGTGATCGTCGGCATGTTCACGCTGGGCCGCGCGGCCGGGTTCACCAAGGACAGGCTGTCCTCCACCGTCGAGAAGTCGCTCGCCCCGATCGCGGGCGTCCTCCTCATCGTCGGCGCGGGCGGCGGCTTCAAGCAGACCCTCATCGACTCCGGCGTGGGCCAGATGGTCCTCGACATCTCCAAGGACTGGGCGATCCCGGCCCTGCTGCTCGCCTGGCTGATCGCGGTCGTCATACGCCTCGCCACGGGCTCCGCCACCGTCGCGACCATCTCGGCGGCCGGTCTCGTGGCGCCGCTCGCGGCCGACATGTCGACCGCGCACACGGCCCTGCTGGTCCTCGCGATCGGCGCCGGCTCGCTCTTCTTCAGCCACGTGAACGACGCGGGCTTCTGGCTGGTGAAGGAGTACTTCGGCCTGAACGTCGGGCAGACCATCAAGACCTGGTCCGTCATGGAGACGATCATCTCGGTCGTCGCCGGTGGCCTGGTCCTGCTGCTGTCCCTGGTCATTTAG
- a CDS encoding glycoside hydrolase 5 family protein, with protein MRRHSAHLTHDSAVLPWLGANFWSRTGGPLMWRDYEPKTVREELAVLREHGLNMTRSFFYWPDFHPEPHRIDEELCERFRDFLDAHTEAGMGTVPTFIVGHMSGENWDPAWRGGRDLYEDVWMVGRQAWFVSQMTRRFKDHPAVTGWLITNEMPGYGRIYQVDPPSSDVVTAWAQAMCNAVRAAGGTQPVSLGDGAWGIEVTGRDNGFSLRDTAEYVDFVGPHVYRSDTDRPRQHYRAAFECELAAVTGQPVVLEEFGLSTDTVSAENAGVYYRQTLHNSLLGGATGWVAWNNTDYDDLWDRSPYDHHPFEMHFGITDSAGAPKAPLVELAAFAKVLEQVDFTRCRRSDAGAALVVPAFLERGYPYSRPADRPLIFTSLHQGYVAARAADLAVGLTREADGLSEDAQLYLLPATRQLTTRTRRALARRATEGATVYLSFCSGEHPGTRGPWFDDLDGLFGVEMQLSYGVAEPIEDDVLEMTFTGDFGGIRAGETLRFPVAGNEDSRAYLPVEARDAEVVAVDAHGRPALLSRATGLGRTVLATYPLEHMAARTAHVNPEQTHRLYAALAEVAGVARPVTVESPYASADVLVHEDGRRFVWLVSQSGQEMTSRPQAAGTLHDAGTGEPVTDVTLDPYGVRVLELR; from the coding sequence ATGCGACGCCACAGCGCCCACCTCACCCACGACTCCGCCGTCCTGCCCTGGCTCGGCGCCAACTTCTGGTCCCGCACCGGCGGTCCCCTGATGTGGCGCGACTACGAGCCGAAGACGGTGCGCGAGGAACTGGCGGTGCTGCGCGAGCACGGTCTGAACATGACCCGCTCGTTCTTCTACTGGCCCGACTTCCACCCCGAACCGCACCGGATCGACGAGGAGTTGTGCGAGCGCTTCCGCGACTTCCTCGACGCGCACACCGAGGCGGGCATGGGCACCGTGCCGACGTTCATCGTCGGCCACATGTCCGGCGAGAACTGGGATCCGGCCTGGCGCGGGGGCCGGGACCTGTACGAGGACGTGTGGATGGTCGGCCGCCAGGCGTGGTTCGTGTCTCAGATGACGCGCCGCTTCAAGGACCACCCGGCCGTCACGGGCTGGCTGATCACCAACGAGATGCCGGGCTACGGGCGGATCTACCAGGTCGATCCGCCCTCCAGTGACGTCGTCACGGCGTGGGCGCAGGCCATGTGCAACGCCGTGCGCGCGGCCGGCGGCACCCAGCCCGTCTCCCTGGGCGACGGCGCGTGGGGCATCGAGGTCACGGGCCGCGACAACGGTTTCTCGCTGCGGGACACCGCCGAGTACGTCGACTTCGTGGGCCCGCACGTCTACCGCTCCGACACGGACCGGCCGCGCCAGCACTACCGCGCCGCGTTCGAGTGCGAGCTCGCGGCCGTCACGGGGCAGCCGGTGGTCCTGGAGGAGTTCGGCCTGTCGACGGACACGGTGTCCGCCGAGAACGCGGGCGTGTACTACCGCCAGACCCTGCACAACTCACTGCTCGGCGGCGCGACGGGCTGGGTCGCCTGGAACAACACGGACTACGACGACCTGTGGGACCGGTCCCCCTACGACCACCACCCCTTCGAGATGCACTTCGGCATCACGGACAGCGCGGGCGCCCCGAAGGCCCCGCTCGTCGAACTCGCCGCGTTCGCGAAGGTGTTGGAGCAGGTCGACTTCACGCGCTGCCGCCGCTCGGACGCCGGGGCCGCGCTCGTCGTGCCCGCGTTCCTGGAGCGCGGCTACCCGTACAGCCGCCCCGCCGACCGCCCGCTCATCTTCACCTCGCTCCACCAGGGGTACGTCGCGGCGCGCGCCGCGGACCTGGCGGTGGGCCTCACCCGGGAGGCGGACGGCCTCAGCGAGGACGCGCAGCTCTATCTCCTGCCCGCGACAAGGCAGTTGACGACCCGCACCCGGCGCGCGCTGGCTCGGCGGGCCACCGAGGGAGCCACGGTCTACCTGTCGTTCTGCTCGGGCGAGCACCCTGGGACGCGCGGGCCGTGGTTCGACGACCTGGACGGGCTGTTCGGCGTCGAGATGCAGCTGTCGTACGGGGTGGCCGAGCCGATCGAGGACGACGTCCTGGAGATGACGTTCACGGGGGACTTCGGGGGCATCAGGGCCGGTGAGACCCTGCGCTTCCCGGTCGCGGGCAACGAGGACAGCCGGGCGTACCTGCCGGTCGAGGCGCGCGACGCGGAGGTCGTCGCCGTCGACGCGCACGGCCGCCCCGCACTCCTCTCGCGGGCCACGGGCCTCGGCCGCACCGTCCTCGCGACGTATCCGCTGGAGCACATGGCCGCCCGCACGGCGCACGTCAACCCGGAGCAGACGCACCGGCTGTACGCGGCGCTCGCCGAGGTCGCCGGTGTGGCACGGCCCGTGACGGTCGAGAGCCCGTATGCGTCGGCCGATGTGCTGGTCCACGAGGACGGGCGGCGGTTCGTGTGGCTGGTGAGCCAGTCCGGGCAGGAGATGACGTCGCGCCCGCAGGCCGCCGGGACGCTGCACGACGCGGGGACGGGCGAGCCCGTCACGGACGTCACCCTGGACCCGTACGGCGTGCGCGTTCTGGAACTGCGATGA
- a CDS encoding SDR family oxidoreductase, with protein MTHPLFDISGRTALVTGSSRGIGFALARGLLEAGATVVLNGRDEPALADAAERLSEQTGNSPVHTAAFDVTDGPSVAAGVAGVEERVGPLDILVNNAGMQLRAPLLEFTDADWHRVLNTNLTSAFLVGREAARGMVERGHGKIINICSLQSEVVRPGIAPYAATKGALKMLTKGMCADWGPSGVQVNGLGPGYIETELTEPLVRDEEFSAWVRRRTPAGRWGRTDDLVGGTLFLASPASDFVSGQILYVDGGMTSVL; from the coding sequence ATGACCCACCCCCTCTTCGACATCAGCGGCCGCACGGCCCTGGTGACCGGTTCCAGCCGTGGGATCGGGTTCGCCCTGGCCCGCGGCCTCCTGGAGGCCGGCGCGACCGTCGTCCTCAACGGACGCGACGAGCCCGCCCTCGCGGACGCGGCCGAGCGGCTGTCGGAGCAGACAGGAAACAGCCCGGTCCACACCGCGGCGTTCGACGTCACGGACGGACCGTCCGTGGCCGCCGGAGTCGCCGGGGTCGAGGAGCGGGTGGGTCCGCTCGACATCCTCGTCAACAACGCGGGCATGCAACTGCGCGCCCCGCTCCTGGAGTTCACCGACGCCGACTGGCACCGGGTCCTGAACACCAATCTGACGAGCGCGTTCCTGGTGGGCCGTGAGGCGGCCCGTGGCATGGTGGAACGCGGCCACGGAAAGATCATCAACATCTGCTCGCTGCAGAGCGAGGTCGTGCGGCCCGGCATCGCGCCCTACGCCGCCACCAAGGGCGCTCTGAAGATGCTCACCAAGGGCATGTGCGCCGACTGGGGCCCCTCCGGGGTCCAGGTCAACGGGCTCGGCCCCGGCTACATCGAGACCGAGCTGACCGAACCGCTCGTCCGCGACGAGGAGTTCAGCGCCTGGGTCCGCCGCAGGACCCCGGCCGGCCGCTGGGGCCGCACCGACGACCTCGTCGGCGGCACCCTGTTCCTGGCCTCGCCCGCGTCCGACTTCGTCAGCGGGCAGATCCTCTACGTCGACGGCGGCATGACGAGCGTTCTCTAG